A genomic window from Diospyros lotus cultivar Yz01 chromosome 2, ASM1463336v1, whole genome shotgun sequence includes:
- the LOC127794676 gene encoding uncharacterized protein LOC127794676, producing MKAAQDRQKSYANKRRRDLEFSTGDHVWLRVMPMKGVRRFGVSGKLNPRYIGPFEILERVGTLAYRLALPPQLSGVHNIFHVFMLRKYVLDPQHIIDYQTIEVREDVAYEEMLVSILEWKEKVLRSRSISFVRVQWQHHSPDEATWKREDEMSRLFPQLFS from the coding sequence ATGAAGGCCGCCCAAGATCGACAAAAGAGTTACGCGAACAAGAGAAGGCGAGACTTAGAGTTTTCGACTGGGGATCATGTATGGCTGAGAGTGATGCCCATGAAGGGCGTACGTCGATTTGGGGTGTCGGGGAAGCTTAACCCTCGCTATATTGGgccgtttgagattttggaaCGAGTTGGCACTCTGGCCTATAGGTTGGCCTTGCCACCGCAACTATCTGGCGTTCATAACATCTTCCATGTGTTCATGCTGAGGAAGTACGTGTTGGATCCTCAGCACATTATTGACTATCAGACTATAGAGGTCAGGGAAGATGTGGCATACGAGGAAATGCTTGTCAGTatcttggaatggaaagagAAAGTGTTGCGAAGCCGGTCGATTTCTTTTGTGAGGGTTCAGTGGCAACATCATTCTCCGGACGAGGCTACTTGGAAACGTGAGGATGAGATGAGCCGTCTTTTCCCCCAGCTATTCTCATGA